From one Thiobacter sp. AK1 genomic stretch:
- the pelG gene encoding exopolysaccharide Pel transporter PelG, with the protein MAGIGFELRKLLARNTLGGVLQAYAYAGMIGSGPWVLSIIGILLVGVLASGIVVPPSLVTQFQTTVTYLIAFSLILTGGLQLAFTRYVSDRLFEQRDELVLPNLHGVLGLTLAGAAALSTLALATLFEGVSFAYRVLVVMAFTELAGVWVLAVLLSGLKRYKAIVLLFAVAYSLVVGLAYALAPFGLEGLLAAFALGQLVLLGGMWWTVARAYPSPRSVSYHCLRRRTFYPSLLVTGTLYNLAVWADKFLFWAWPETSEPVIGPLRGSLIYDLPVFLAYLSIVPGMAVFLVRIETDFAEYYDKFFTAVREGASLEYIQDMRDEMVYAVRQGLGEIAKIQFIAVLATFVAGPSLLALLGISGLYLPLLQIQVVGASLQVMLLAILNVLFYLDRRRIVVALTAIFLLANTLFTVLTLKLGAPFYGYGFAIALLTTVALGLILLDRKLDRLEYETFMFQ; encoded by the coding sequence ATGGCAGGCATCGGCTTCGAATTGCGCAAGCTGCTCGCCCGCAACACCCTCGGCGGTGTGCTGCAGGCCTACGCCTACGCGGGCATGATCGGCTCCGGTCCCTGGGTGTTGTCCATCATCGGCATTCTCCTGGTGGGTGTGCTAGCGAGCGGCATCGTGGTGCCGCCCAGTCTCGTCACCCAGTTCCAGACCACCGTCACCTACCTCATCGCCTTCAGTTTGATCCTCACCGGTGGCTTGCAGCTTGCCTTCACCCGCTACGTCTCCGACCGCCTGTTCGAGCAACGAGACGAGCTGGTGCTACCCAATCTGCACGGCGTGCTGGGGCTGACGCTGGCTGGCGCAGCCGCCCTGTCCACCCTCGCCCTGGCCACTCTGTTCGAAGGCGTGAGTTTCGCCTACCGCGTCCTGGTGGTGATGGCCTTCACGGAACTGGCCGGGGTATGGGTGTTGGCGGTGCTGCTGTCGGGACTGAAACGCTACAAGGCCATCGTGCTGTTGTTCGCCGTGGCCTACTCGCTGGTAGTGGGCCTGGCCTATGCCCTCGCTCCTTTCGGTCTGGAAGGACTGCTCGCTGCCTTTGCCTTGGGGCAACTGGTGTTGCTCGGCGGCATGTGGTGGACGGTGGCCCGGGCCTATCCCAGCCCGCGCAGCGTGAGCTACCACTGCCTACGTCGGCGCACCTTCTATCCCAGCCTGCTCGTCACTGGCACCCTCTACAATCTCGCCGTATGGGCAGACAAGTTTCTATTCTGGGCTTGGCCAGAGACCTCGGAGCCGGTGATCGGCCCGCTGCGCGGCTCCCTCATCTACGATCTACCGGTGTTCCTCGCTTATCTTTCCATCGTGCCAGGAATGGCGGTATTCCTCGTGCGCATCGAAACCGATTTCGCGGAGTATTACGACAAGTTCTTCACCGCCGTCCGCGAGGGCGCCTCGCTGGAATACATCCAGGACATGCGAGACGAAATGGTCTATGCCGTGCGGCAGGGATTGGGGGAAATCGCCAAGATCCAGTTCATCGCCGTGCTGGCCACCTTCGTGGCCGGCCCAAGCCTGCTCGCACTGCTCGGCATATCCGGGTTATATCTACCCTTGCTGCAGATTCAAGTAGTGGGCGCAAGCCTGCAAGTCATGTTGCTGGCCATCCTCAACGTCCTGTTCTATCTCGATCGCCGACGCATCGTGGTGGCCCTGACTGCGATCTTCCTTCTGGCCAATACCCTTTTCACCGTACTTACCCTCAAGCTGGGTGCCCCCTTCTACGGCTACGGCTTCGCCATCGCGCTGCTGACCACCGTCGCCCTCGGCCTCATCCTCCTCGACCGTAAGCTCGACCGGCTCGAATACGAGACTTTCATGTTCCAGTGA
- a CDS encoding tyrosine-type recombinase/integrase, with translation MGRIHILTARQVETLPDGNHADGGNLFLRVRGGSRAWVFRYKSNGVVRELGLGSAVSRSLAQARKLAAEMRLLIANGQDPASALGRDNRSEHVPSFAEVATLVIESKRQGWKNAKHASQWENTLSTYVFPVFGDKKVDEVDVQDVLRALQSIWTEKHETASRVRQRIEAILDAACAAGWRRGDNPARWRGHLQHLLPALSKKSLVRHMPAIPYENLPAFWQELQAKSGMAALALRFLILTAARTGEVLGATWDEIDMSNALWRIPAQRMKTRRAHEVPLSDLALETLRRTPVIDGCPYVFPGARGGQMSNMAMLELLRGMRPGMTVHGFRSTFRDWAGDMTHHPRDVIEAALAHQLQGVESAYRRKTALEKRRSLMADWARYVASGV, from the coding sequence ATGGGACGTATCCATATCTTGACTGCGAGGCAAGTCGAAACACTCCCGGACGGCAATCACGCGGACGGTGGAAATCTGTTTCTTCGCGTCCGGGGCGGCAGCCGTGCCTGGGTATTCCGGTACAAGAGCAACGGCGTGGTCAGGGAGCTTGGCCTTGGAAGCGCCGTCAGCCGCAGCCTGGCTCAGGCCAGGAAGCTTGCCGCAGAGATGCGGTTGCTCATAGCGAATGGCCAGGACCCCGCCTCGGCACTGGGCCGCGACAACCGCAGCGAGCATGTTCCGTCGTTCGCTGAGGTTGCGACCCTGGTCATCGAATCTAAGCGTCAGGGATGGAAAAACGCCAAGCACGCGAGCCAATGGGAAAACACCCTGAGCACTTACGTGTTCCCCGTTTTCGGAGACAAGAAAGTTGATGAGGTGGACGTGCAAGACGTCCTGCGAGCATTGCAAAGCATCTGGACGGAGAAGCACGAGACGGCCAGCCGCGTACGACAGCGCATTGAAGCGATCCTGGACGCCGCGTGCGCCGCCGGCTGGCGTCGCGGCGACAACCCAGCCCGTTGGCGGGGACACCTTCAGCATCTTCTGCCAGCGCTCAGCAAGAAATCGCTCGTACGCCACATGCCGGCGATCCCTTACGAGAACCTCCCCGCCTTTTGGCAGGAGCTTCAAGCCAAGTCCGGCATGGCCGCTCTGGCCCTGCGATTTCTGATCCTCACCGCCGCGCGAACTGGCGAGGTGCTGGGAGCAACGTGGGACGAAATTGACATGAGCAACGCCCTCTGGAGGATCCCTGCGCAACGCATGAAAACCAGGCGCGCCCACGAAGTGCCGCTATCTGACCTTGCCCTGGAGACGTTGCGCCGCACCCCCGTGATCGACGGCTGCCCATACGTGTTCCCAGGCGCAAGAGGCGGACAAATGTCCAACATGGCAATGCTTGAATTGCTGCGCGGTATGCGCCCTGGGATGACCGTGCACGGGTTCCGTTCCACATTCCGAGACTGGGCCGGGGACATGACCCATCATCCACGCGACGTTATCGAGGCCGCGCTGGCACACCAGCTTCAAGGCGTCGAGTCGGCTTACCGGCGCAAGACGGCGCTTGAGAAGCGCCGGTCACTCATGGCAGACTGGGCGCGCTACGTTGCCAGTGGTGTCTGA
- the iscB gene encoding RNA-guided endonuclease IscB, whose amino-acid sequence MHNRVLVLDKNRRPLMPCHPARARQLLRRGKAAVFRRYPFAVILKDRECGTVQETRLKIAPGSKVTGLAVVAECARRGQTVLWAAELQHRGAAIRKALEQRRAHRRFRRSKLRYRAPRFDNRRRHVGWLAPSLQHRVDTAMTWVERLRRWTPVKGVSTMLHRFDTQKLQNPEISGVEYQQGTLFGYEVREYLLEKWGRRCAYCGKENVPLTIDHIHPRSLGGSDRVSNLTLACVPCNQKKGNRDVADFLAHDPKRLARIEAQRKAPLKDAAAVNSTRWALWERLQATGLAVEVGTGGRTKWNRARLGYPKAHWIDAACVGESGTGVRLEPAMPPLQAKAAGHGERQRARLNRHGFPVGHKAGGKSYLGFQTGDLVRCAKPGLPAFVGRVAIRFRPSFLVIGPSRKAEAHPKYLTVIQKADGYAYA is encoded by the coding sequence ATGCACAACCGGGTCCTGGTACTCGACAAAAACCGGCGACCGCTGATGCCCTGCCATCCGGCCAGGGCCAGGCAGTTGCTCCGCCGGGGCAAGGCGGCGGTGTTTCGCCGCTATCCCTTCGCCGTCATCCTGAAGGACCGGGAGTGCGGCACCGTGCAGGAGACTCGCCTGAAGATCGCCCCAGGGAGCAAAGTCACGGGTCTCGCTGTTGTGGCCGAATGCGCCCGCCGGGGCCAGACAGTTCTCTGGGCCGCCGAACTCCAGCACCGTGGCGCGGCCATCCGTAAGGCTCTGGAGCAGCGCCGGGCGCATCGACGCTTTCGGCGGTCGAAACTGCGCTACCGCGCCCCGCGTTTCGACAACCGTCGGCGCCACGTTGGCTGGCTCGCGCCCAGCCTGCAACACCGGGTCGATACCGCGATGACCTGGGTGGAACGGCTGCGCCGTTGGACGCCGGTGAAGGGTGTCTCGACGATGCTCCACCGCTTCGATACCCAGAAGCTCCAGAACCCGGAGATTTCCGGGGTCGAATACCAGCAGGGCACGCTCTTCGGCTACGAGGTGCGCGAATACCTGTTGGAGAAGTGGGGACGGCGCTGCGCCTACTGCGGCAAGGAGAACGTGCCACTCACGATCGACCACATCCATCCCCGAAGTCTGGGCGGCTCGGACCGCGTATCGAATCTCACGCTGGCCTGCGTTCCCTGCAACCAGAAGAAGGGCAATCGGGACGTGGCCGACTTCCTGGCGCACGACCCAAAGCGTCTGGCGCGCATCGAGGCCCAGCGCAAGGCTCCGCTGAAAGACGCTGCTGCCGTCAACAGCACCCGCTGGGCGCTCTGGGAACGGCTCCAGGCTACGGGCCTCGCTGTCGAGGTCGGCACCGGCGGACGGACGAAGTGGAATCGGGCCCGGCTAGGCTATCCCAAGGCGCACTGGATCGACGCGGCCTGTGTGGGCGAATCGGGGACCGGTGTCCGGCTCGAGCCGGCGATGCCGCCGTTACAGGCAAAGGCGGCCGGCCACGGCGAGCGGCAACGGGCGCGATTGAACCGCCACGGCTTCCCGGTTGGGCATAAGGCCGGGGGCAAGTCGTATCTGGGATTTCAGACCGGAGATCTGGTGCGGTGCGCAAAACCAGGACTGCCGGCTTTTGTGGGACGGGTGGCCATCCGCTTCCGGCCGTCTTTCTTGGTGATCGGGCCGAGCCGCAAAGCCGAAGCCCATCCGAAATATCTGACCGTTATACAAAAGGCAGACGGATATGCGTATGCGTAA